The following proteins are encoded in a genomic region of Nomascus leucogenys isolate Asia chromosome 17, Asia_NLE_v1, whole genome shotgun sequence:
- the SIX5 gene encoding homeobox protein SIX5, producing the protein MATLPAEPSAGPAAGGEAVAAAATEEEEEEARQLLQTLQAAEGEAAAAAGAGADEAAAGAEGPGSPGVPGSPPEAASEPSTGLRFSPEQVACVCEALLQAGHAGRLSRFLGALPPAERLRGSDPVLRARALVAFQRGEYAELYRLLESRPFPAAHHAFLQDLYLRARYHEAERARGRALGAVDKYRLRKKFPLPKTIWDGEETVYCFKERSRAALKACYRGNRYPTPDEKRRLATLTGLSLTQVSNWFKNRRQRDRTGAGGGAPCKSESDGNPTTEDESSRSPEDLERGAAPVSAEAAAQGSLFLAGTSPPAPCPASSSILVNGSFLAASSSPAVLLNGGPVIINGLALGEASSLGPLLLTGGGGAPPLQPSPQGASEAKTSLVLDPQTGEVRLEEAQSEAPETKGAQVAAPGPVLGEEVPGPLAQVVPGPPPAATFPLPPGPVPAVAAPQVVPLSPPPGYPTGLSPTSPLLNLPQVVPTSQVVTLPQAVGPLQLLAAGPGSPVKVAAAAGPANVHLINSGVGVTALQLPSATSPGNFLLANPVSGSPIVTGVAVQQGKIILTATFPTSMLVSQVLPPAPGLALPLKPETAISVPEGGLPVAPSPALPEAHALGTLSAQQPPPAAATTSSTSLPFSPDSSGLLPNFPAPPPEGLMLSPAAVPVWSAGLELSAGTEGLLEAEKGLGTQAPHSVLRLPDPDPEGLLLGATAGGEVDEGLEAEAKVLTQLQSVPVEEPLEL; encoded by the exons ATGGCTACCTTGCCTGCGGAGCCGAGCGCGGGGCCGGCGGCCGGGGGggaggcggtggcggcggcggcgaccgaagaggaggaggaggaagcgcGCCAGCTCTTGCAGACTTTGCAGGCGGCCGAGGgtgaggcggcggcggcggctggggCCGGGGCGGACGAAGCGGCTGCGGGAGCTGAGGGCCCGGGATCCCCGGGCGTCCCCGGGTCGCCCCCCGAGGCCGCTTCCGAACCGTCCACAGGCCTCCGCTTCTCGCCCGAGCAGGTGGCGTGCGTCTGCGAGGCGCTGCTCCAGGCGGGCCACGCCGGCCGCTTGAGCCGCTTCCTGGGCGCACTGCCCCCGGCCGAGCGCCTACGTGGCAGCGACCCGGTGCTGCGCGCGCGGGCCCTGGTGGCCTTCCAGCGGGGCGAGTACGCCGAGCTCTACCGGCTACTCGAGAGCCGCCCCTTCCCCGCCGCCCACCACGCCTTTCTGCAGGACCTCTACTTGCGCGCGCGCTACCATGAGGCCGAGCGGGCCCGCGGCCGCGCGCTGGGCGCAGTGGACAAGTATCGACTGCGCAAGAAGTTCCCGCTGCCCAAGACCATCTGGGACGGCGAGGAGACAGTCTACTGCTTCAAGGAGCGCTCCCGCGCAGCCCTCAAGGCCTGCTACCGCGGCAACCGCTACCCCACGCCGGACGAGAAGCGCCGCCTGGCCACACTCACCGGCCTGTCGCTCACGCAGGTCAGCAACTGGTTCAAGAACCGGCGACAACGCGACCGGACCGGGGCCGGAGGCGGCGCGCCCTGCAAGAG CGAGTCTGATGGGAATCCCACGACTGAGGACGAGTCCAGCCGAAGTCCTGAGGACCTGGAGAGAGGGGCGGCCCCAGTTTCCGCCGAGGCCGCTGCCCAGGGCTCCCTATTCTTGGCAGGGACCAGCCCTCCCgcgccatgcccagcctcctcctccatcctGGTGAACGGGAGCTTTCTGGCAGCCAGCAGCTCCCCAGCAGTGCTCCTCAACGGGGGCCCCGTCATCATCAACGGCCTGGCCCTGGGCgaggcctccagcctgggcccgcTGCTGCTCACTGGGGGCGGGGGTGCCCCTCCACTGCAGCCCAGCCCTCAGGGGGCCAGCGAGGCCAAGACTTCCCTGGTCCTGGATCCTCAGACAGGGGAGGTGCGGCTGGAGGAGGCTCAGTCGGAGGCCCCTGAGACCAAAGGGGCCCAGGTGGCTGCTCCGGGACCAGTCCTTGGAGAGGAGGTCCCAGGGCCCCTGGCCCAAGTGGTGCCTGGCCCCCCGCCGGCTGCCACCTTTCCTCTGCCCCCGGGGCCAGTGCCTGCTGTGGCTGCCCCACAAGTGGTACCGCTCTCCCCACCCCCCGGGTACCCCACGGGCCTGAGCCCCACCTCCCCACTATTGAACCTGCCCCAGGTAGTGCCTACCTCGCAGGTGGTGACCCTGCCCCAGGCTGTGGGGCCCCTGCAGCTGTTGGCAGCCGGGCCAGGCAGCCCTGTGAAGGTGGCAGCTGCAGCAGGCCCTGCCAACGTGCACCTCATCAACTCCGGGGTGGGCGTGACTGCCCTGCAGCTGCCTTCGGCCACTTCCCCAG GAAACTTCCTCCTGGCCAACCCTGTGTCTGGCAGCCCCATCGTGACGGGTGTGGCCGTGCAGCAGGGCAAGATCATCCTCACCGCCACCTTCCCCACCAGCATGCTCGTCTCCCAGGTCCTGCCACCAGCCCCGGGCCTGGCCCTGCCACTGAAGCCAGAGACGGCCATCTCCGTGCCTGAGGGAGGCCTCCCGGTGGCCCCCAGCCCTGCGCTCCCAGAGGCTCACGCCCTAGGCACCCTTTCTGCGCAGCAGCCACCCCCCGCtgctgccaccacctccagcacCAGCCTGCCTTTCTCCCCTGACTCCTCTGGCCTCCTCCCCAACTTCCCGGCGCCCCCACCAGAGGGGCTGATGCTGTCACCCGCAGCTGTGCCTGTCTGGTCAGCAGGGCTGGAACTAAGCGCAGGAACAGAAGGGCTGCTGGAGGCGGAAAAGGGGCTGGGGACACAGGCCCCCCACAGCGTGCTGAGGCTGCCGGACCCCGACCCCGAGGGGCTGCTTCTGGGGGCCACCGCAGGGGGTGAGGTTGACGAGGGGTTGGAAGCTGAGGCCAAGGTTCTGACCCAGCTCCAGTCAGTGCCTGTGGAGGAGCCCTTGGAACTGTGA